The Bernardetia litoralis DSM 6794 genome includes a window with the following:
- a CDS encoding AAA family ATPase: MTTDNQELRDKIERVYTEMGKVVVGQRYMVNRLLIGLFTQGHVLLEGVPGLAKTLTVNTLAKVLDLDFQRIQFTPDLLPADLIGTMIYNQTKGEFEVKRGPIFSNIILADEINRSPAKVQAALLEAMQERQVTIGETTFKLDKPFLVLATQNPVDQEGTYPLPEAQVDRFMMKVFITYPDKKSELEIMRRMANTNYKEEVNPILSSIDVFAIREAINQVKMNEQLEEYVVELIFASRFPRDYGLKEEAKYVQFGVSPRAGIALNRAAKAIAFMDGRDYVIPEDIKEVIYDIFGHRIILNFEAEAEGITTRNIIDGILQKVAINKV; this comes from the coding sequence ATGACTACTGATAATCAAGAACTTAGAGACAAAATAGAACGTGTTTATACTGAAATGGGAAAAGTTGTCGTGGGGCAGCGTTATATGGTAAACCGTCTTTTAATTGGACTTTTTACACAAGGACACGTACTTTTGGAAGGTGTTCCAGGTCTTGCCAAAACCCTAACAGTCAATACATTAGCAAAAGTTTTGGATTTGGATTTCCAGCGTATTCAGTTTACACCAGACCTTTTGCCTGCCGACCTTATCGGAACAATGATTTATAATCAAACAAAAGGAGAATTTGAAGTCAAAAGAGGACCTATTTTTTCAAATATTATTCTTGCTGATGAGATAAATCGTTCTCCTGCCAAAGTACAGGCTGCACTTTTGGAAGCGATGCAAGAAAGACAAGTTACGATTGGAGAAACTACTTTTAAGTTGGATAAGCCTTTTTTAGTTTTGGCAACACAAAATCCAGTTGATCAAGAAGGAACATATCCACTTCCTGAGGCACAAGTCGATCGTTTTATGATGAAGGTTTTTATTACTTATCCTGATAAAAAATCAGAATTAGAAATTATGCGTCGTATGGCAAATACAAATTATAAAGAAGAGGTAAATCCTATACTTTCTAGTATTGATGTTTTTGCAATTCGTGAGGCTATCAATCAAGTAAAAATGAACGAGCAACTTGAAGAATATGTAGTCGAATTAATTTTTGCTAGTCGTTTTCCTAGAGATTATGGTTTAAAAGAAGAAGCAAAATATGTTCAGTTTGGGGTTTCGCCTCGTGCTGGTATTGCTCTTAATCGTGCTGCAAAAGCTATTGCATTTATGGATGGAAGAGATTATGTAATTCCAGAAGATATCAAAGAAGTAATTTATGATATTTTTGGACATCGTATTATTCTAAATTTTGAAGCAGAAGCAGAAGGAATAACTACACGAAATATTATTGATGGAATTTTGCAAAAAGTAGCTATTAATAAAGTATAA
- a CDS encoding DEAD/DEAH box helicase, with amino-acid sequence MAKAFGKTWWGQKWLEAFTDIDDTGRLSRGKTYARKGSVFQKQIRGTAIEAKIKGSKTSPYSAYVEMKEFNETDKKIILETLQKRPELWQQLTQRQLPKDLFDILEQEDINLFPKRWRDFKAACSCPDFAMPCKHIAAVIYSFSEEIDANPFLIFLLHDFDLLSYIEKNAQKQKMASMPKWEEKWHLLDEIEELPEPKEIENIDISFAQIPNLEQTLLQLLSPNPPFFEKEDFKSILQTTYQKLPKTIDEYWKDYETEEEREEDRKYNEEFYAKNGTKNKKEDKNYYEIERFEFTFDASYKLRNTFKITTEKRKLKKIKIDNGLGFLLDLFYTLPTTEIKRLSEQLQVLFKIHQFALSLLERGAIVPTIFSNQKKEVFIRWQPAVLNENVKEILTQISETLDIRTVNIGLKSQNKEVTKTKIEPHYADQLESTLTILGIILHFYIEETWIKTRYKKRLSSLNMKIESIFFMNLAMNFTGYQEKDMPHLVRAWLGKFLLSERKYVPILSIQENFEEEETDYESINNYEEADETFSLEILIEDKEHQHKHDENKTPHIPLAVIFEDDSFEEVRLPIVQDLQILSDFLVEIRDIIKSQGQVSKEIEATRLSKILSDIFPVLQILGIKILLPKRLEKIVRPRLKASLNSKNKKEESFLKLGNVWDFDWEIAMGEDKISAADFEKMIAQKIGLWRFRDQYVLLDEKEIALIVEQLKKKKKKLSNAELLQTALTEEYQGTKVELSEKVKALLQGLKEAPKIEIPQNLKATLRPYQQVGYEWLYQNAKLGLGSILADDMGLGKTLQTITFLLKLKEENQLGGNNQPALIVLPTTLLSNWQREIEKFAPSLSFYIYHGAKRKWLESEKDNFKPDIWLTTYGTVRSEDKRFAEREWSCVVIDEAQAIKNPAAGQTEAIKMLQSPRKIALSGTPVENRLSEYWSIFDFVNENYLDVLSVFRTNFSIPIERDRDEHKSDIFKKMTAPFIMRRLKTDKSIIDDLPEKIEKDQICNLTKEQTLLYETTLREGMKVVEEHQGIKRRGVILKLMMQLKQICNHPAQFLKESTMKISNSGKTKLLLEIVKQIYEADEKVLIFTQYTKMGELLKDFLQSTFHTEVPFLHGGLTRKGRDKAVETFQNEEHCPFMVLSLKAGGTGLNLTSASHVIHFDLWWNPAVEAQATDRAYRIGQKNNVLVHRMITKGTLEEKINELLQSKKEIADLAITTNNAWITEMNTGELHELFALKDL; translated from the coding sequence ATGGCAAAAGCATTTGGCAAAACGTGGTGGGGACAAAAATGGCTAGAAGCATTTACAGATATAGATGATACAGGAAGGCTTTCAAGAGGAAAAACGTATGCAAGAAAAGGCTCAGTTTTTCAAAAACAAATTAGAGGAACAGCCATTGAAGCAAAAATAAAAGGAAGTAAAACTTCGCCTTATTCGGCGTATGTTGAGATGAAGGAATTTAATGAAACAGATAAAAAAATAATCTTAGAAACCCTCCAAAAACGACCTGAACTTTGGCAACAGCTTACTCAAAGGCAATTACCAAAAGATTTGTTTGATATATTAGAACAAGAAGATATTAATCTTTTTCCTAAGCGTTGGCGAGATTTTAAGGCTGCTTGTTCGTGTCCAGATTTTGCGATGCCTTGCAAGCATATTGCAGCTGTGATTTACTCATTTTCTGAAGAGATTGATGCAAATCCTTTCTTGATTTTCTTGTTACACGATTTTGACTTGCTTTCTTATATTGAAAAAAATGCCCAAAAACAAAAAATGGCTTCAATGCCAAAATGGGAAGAAAAATGGCATTTATTAGATGAAATAGAAGAATTACCTGAGCCAAAAGAAATAGAAAATATAGATATTTCTTTCGCTCAAATTCCAAATCTTGAACAAACTTTATTACAACTTCTTTCGCCAAATCCTCCTTTTTTTGAAAAAGAAGATTTTAAAAGTATTCTTCAAACGACTTACCAAAAATTGCCAAAAACGATAGACGAATATTGGAAAGATTACGAAACAGAAGAAGAACGAGAAGAGGATAGAAAATATAATGAAGAGTTTTATGCTAAAAATGGCACTAAAAATAAAAAAGAGGACAAAAATTATTATGAAATAGAACGTTTTGAGTTTACGTTTGATGCTTCTTATAAGCTCCGAAATACATTCAAAATCACAACAGAAAAACGAAAATTAAAGAAAATAAAAATTGATAATGGTCTTGGGTTTTTATTGGATTTGTTCTACACACTTCCCACAACAGAAATAAAACGTCTTTCAGAACAGTTACAGGTTTTATTCAAGATTCATCAATTTGCACTTTCTCTTTTAGAACGTGGGGCGATTGTTCCGACGATTTTTAGCAATCAAAAAAAAGAAGTTTTTATTCGTTGGCAGCCTGCTGTTTTGAATGAAAATGTAAAAGAAATTCTGACCCAAATTTCTGAAACATTGGATATTAGAACGGTAAATATAGGCTTAAAATCTCAAAATAAAGAAGTAACCAAGACAAAAATAGAACCTCATTATGCTGACCAATTAGAATCTACACTCACTATTTTGGGAATAATTTTACATTTTTATATAGAAGAAACATGGATAAAAACTCGTTATAAAAAGCGTCTTTCTTCATTAAATATGAAAATAGAAAGTATCTTTTTTATGAATTTGGCAATGAATTTTACAGGTTATCAAGAAAAAGATATGCCTCATTTGGTTCGTGCATGGCTTGGCAAATTTTTACTTTCTGAGCGCAAATATGTTCCTATTTTATCTATTCAAGAAAATTTTGAAGAAGAAGAAACCGACTACGAAAGTATAAATAATTATGAAGAAGCAGATGAAACTTTTTCTTTAGAAATATTGATTGAAGACAAAGAACATCAACACAAACACGATGAAAATAAAACGCCTCATATTCCTCTTGCTGTAATTTTTGAAGATGATTCTTTTGAAGAAGTGCGTTTGCCAATTGTGCAAGATTTACAAATTTTATCTGATTTTTTGGTAGAAATAAGAGATATAATCAAATCACAAGGACAAGTCTCAAAGGAAATAGAAGCAACAAGATTAAGCAAAATTTTATCTGATATTTTTCCTGTTTTACAAATCTTAGGTATAAAAATATTATTGCCCAAAAGGTTAGAAAAAATTGTTCGCCCGAGGCTAAAAGCTAGTCTTAACTCAAAAAATAAAAAAGAAGAATCATTCTTAAAACTAGGAAATGTTTGGGATTTTGATTGGGAAATAGCGATGGGAGAAGATAAAATATCAGCAGCCGATTTTGAAAAAATGATTGCTCAAAAAATAGGTTTATGGCGATTTAGAGACCAATATGTTTTGTTAGATGAAAAAGAAATTGCGCTAATTGTAGAACAATTAAAGAAGAAAAAGAAAAAATTATCAAATGCCGAATTGCTTCAAACAGCTCTCACAGAAGAATATCAAGGCACAAAAGTAGAACTCAGTGAAAAAGTAAAAGCATTATTACAAGGACTTAAAGAAGCTCCAAAAATTGAAATTCCTCAAAACTTAAAAGCAACTTTACGCCCTTATCAACAAGTTGGTTATGAATGGTTGTATCAAAATGCAAAATTGGGTTTGGGTTCTATTTTGGCTGACGATATGGGACTTGGAAAGACGCTTCAAACCATTACTTTTTTATTAAAATTGAAAGAAGAAAACCAGTTGGGAGGAAATAATCAGCCTGCTTTGATTGTTCTTCCAACAACACTTTTGAGCAACTGGCAAAGAGAAATTGAAAAATTTGCACCTTCGTTGAGTTTTTATATTTATCATGGCGCAAAAAGAAAATGGTTAGAAAGTGAGAAAGATAATTTTAAACCTGATATTTGGCTGACCACTTATGGAACAGTTCGAAGTGAAGATAAGCGTTTTGCAGAGCGTGAATGGTCTTGTGTTGTCATTGATGAAGCACAGGCTATCAAAAATCCTGCTGCTGGACAAACAGAAGCCATAAAAATGCTACAAAGTCCTCGCAAAATTGCTCTTTCGGGAACACCAGTTGAGAATCGATTGAGTGAATATTGGTCTATTTTTGATTTTGTAAATGAGAATTATTTGGATGTTTTGTCTGTCTTTAGAACTAATTTTTCAATTCCTATTGAGCGAGATAGAGATGAACACAAATCTGATATTTTCAAAAAAATGACTGCGCCTTTCATTATGCGAAGGCTAAAAACAGACAAAAGTATTATTGATGATTTGCCAGAAAAAATTGAAAAAGACCAAATTTGTAATCTGACCAAAGAACAAACTTTGCTTTATGAAACTACTTTGAGAGAAGGAATGAAAGTAGTAGAAGAGCATCAAGGAATAAAAAGGCGAGGTGTAATTTTGAAACTTATGATGCAACTCAAGCAAATTTGTAATCATCCTGCGCAGTTTTTAAAGGAAAGCACAATGAAAATAAGTAATTCTGGAAAAACAAAACTTCTCTTAGAGATTGTGAAACAGATTTATGAAGCAGATGAAAAAGTTCTGATTTTTACTCAATATACCAAAATGGGAGAGCTTTTAAAAGATTTTTTACAATCTACTTTTCATACAGAAGTTCCTTTTTTACATGGTGGACTTACCCGAAAAGGAAGAGATAAAGCTGTTGAAACTTTTCAAAATGAAGAACATTGTCCCTTTATGGTTTTGTCTTTGAAAGCTGGTGGAACTGGGTTGAATCTAACCTCTGCAAGTCATGTCATTCATTTTGATTTGTGGTGGAATCCTGCCGTAGAAGCACAGGCAACAGATAGAGCCTACCGAATTGGACAAAAAAATAATGTTTTGGTGCATAGAATGATTACAAAAGGAACATTAGAAGAAAAAATAAATGAACTTTTACAATCAAAAAAAGAAATTGCAGACCTTGCCATCACAACAAATAATGCTTGGATAACAGAAATGAATACAGGAGAATTGCATGAGCTTTTTGCTTTGAAGGATTTATAA
- a CDS encoding TlpA family protein disulfide reductase: protein MKTFNLLSLFLVLLILSCKTNFTTNYSPSLSKEEVKELKPINSIESFTLTTLDNKNFVVGKGSEKTTLLIFFATWCPSCKVAIPELESSFATNNEINFIVVGREHSKEEMKKWRKIKNFKFHLVADEDRLVYDKFATQYIPRIYLIDKNGTVLYQSYGWSSEMIDEIKQKLE from the coding sequence ATGAAAACTTTCAATCTACTGTCTTTATTTTTAGTACTTCTTATTTTGAGTTGTAAAACCAATTTTACAACCAACTATTCACCTTCTTTATCAAAAGAAGAGGTAAAAGAATTGAAACCTATAAATAGCATTGAGTCATTTACTTTAACTACCTTAGATAATAAAAACTTTGTTGTAGGAAAGGGAAGTGAAAAAACTACACTACTTATATTTTTTGCTACTTGGTGTCCTTCTTGTAAGGTTGCTATACCCGAGTTAGAATCTAGCTTTGCTACTAATAATGAGATAAATTTTATTGTTGTGGGTAGAGAACATAGCAAAGAAGAAATGAAAAAATGGAGGAAAATTAAAAATTTTAAATTCCATTTAGTAGCCGATGAAGATAGATTGGTGTATGATAAATTTGCGACACAGTATATTCCTCGTATTTATTTGATTGATAAAAATGGTACTGTTCTTTATCAATCTTATGGGTGGTCAAGTGAAATGATAGATGAAATAAAACAAAAATTAGAATAG
- a CDS encoding N-acetylmuramoyl-L-alanine amidase family protein: MKYHYFSDIKSLVLSSLFLFIFFIGSSFLSLDNQTKKPLFVVVVDAGHGGNDVGNECSDLKRFKQEKDLVLPVALQLGGYLENLLENVKVIYTRTEDRYVSLEDRAKIANEASADLFISIHANHNPIKSIHGSQVHIHNHDIKFSKIFAQKLLYQLSKRAKRKVLKIQTTADRGHNLFVLQNTKMPAVLVELGFMSNKNEEVYLNSEYGQTILASAIFRAVREYRGVVQ, encoded by the coding sequence ATGAAATATCACTATTTTTCCGACATTAAAAGTCTTGTTTTATCTAGCTTATTTTTATTCATTTTTTTTATTGGAAGTAGTTTTCTATCCTTAGATAATCAAACAAAAAAACCTCTTTTTGTAGTTGTTGTTGATGCTGGACATGGAGGAAATGATGTAGGAAATGAATGTTCGGATTTAAAAAGATTCAAACAAGAAAAAGATTTAGTTTTGCCTGTTGCTTTACAGTTGGGAGGATATTTAGAGAACTTATTAGAAAATGTAAAAGTAATTTATACAAGAACAGAAGATAGATATGTAAGTCTAGAAGACCGAGCAAAAATAGCCAATGAAGCAAGTGCAGATTTATTTATTAGCATTCACGCAAATCACAATCCAATCAAAAGTATTCATGGTTCACAGGTTCATATTCATAATCATGATATTAAATTTAGTAAAATATTTGCTCAAAAACTTCTTTATCAACTTTCAAAACGAGCCAAACGAAAAGTACTAAAAATCCAAACAACTGCTGACAGAGGACACAATTTATTTGTTCTCCAAAATACAAAAATGCCAGCTGTTTTGGTGGAATTAGGTTTTATGAGTAATAAAAATGAAGAAGTTTATCTAAATAGCGAATATGGACAAACAATTTTAGCTTCTGCTATTTTTCGTGCTGTCAGGGAGTATAGAGGAGTAGTGCAGTAG
- the folP gene encoding dihydropteroate synthase, with protein MQKNIPTLHIKNKLISLQKPIVMGILNVTPDSFYEESRINTDVAILKKASQMLEEGATILDIGGYSTRPDADDIPIEEEIKRVVHPISVIKKEFPNAIISIDTFRSKVAREAINAGADLINDVSGGNLDTQMFETVASLKVPYILMHMRGTPQTMKTLTDYENIIAEMMTYFQSRITTLKSFGVEEIILDLGFGFAKTIDQNYFLLKNLAVFEQLEFPILAGISRKSMIYKKLDISVSETLNGTSVLNTIALQNGAKILRVHDVKEAMEAIQLLEYLK; from the coding sequence TTGCAAAAAAACATTCCCACCCTACATATAAAAAACAAACTTATTTCCCTACAAAAACCAATTGTAATGGGAATTTTGAATGTTACACCAGATTCTTTTTATGAAGAAAGTAGAATAAATACTGATGTAGCCATTTTAAAAAAAGCATCTCAAATGCTAGAAGAGGGTGCAACCATTCTTGATATTGGAGGATATTCTACTCGTCCAGATGCTGATGATATTCCCATAGAAGAAGAAATAAAGAGAGTTGTACATCCAATTTCAGTCATAAAAAAAGAATTTCCCAATGCTATTATTTCTATTGATACCTTTCGCTCAAAAGTAGCCAGAGAAGCTATAAATGCAGGTGCAGATTTGATAAATGATGTTTCGGGTGGAAATTTAGATACACAAATGTTTGAAACGGTAGCTAGTTTGAAAGTGCCTTATATTTTGATGCACATGAGAGGAACGCCTCAAACAATGAAAACGCTAACTGATTATGAAAATATCATTGCTGAAATGATGACTTATTTTCAAAGCAGAATAACTACTTTAAAATCTTTTGGAGTAGAAGAAATTATTCTTGATTTGGGATTTGGATTTGCCAAAACAATAGATCAAAATTATTTTTTATTAAAAAATTTAGCTGTTTTTGAGCAATTAGAATTTCCTATTTTGGCAGGAATTTCTCGCAAATCTATGATTTATAAAAAACTTGATATTTCTGTTTCAGAAACATTAAATGGAACAAGTGTCTTGAATACAATAGCACTTCAAAATGGAGCAAAAATTTTGCGTGTCCATGATGTGAAAGAAGCTATGGAAGCAATTCAACTTTTAGAATATTTAAAATAA
- the rnc gene encoding ribonuclease III, with the protein MSWIGKIATKVSKFSLNKSDKRLYNAIKRIIGTSPTNLAIYKLAMQHTSVAKENKDGFKESNERLEYLGDAVLGSIVAHFLFKRYPYKNEGFLTDIRSRIVSRASLGDLSKKIGLDELIEVDTKRKNAYSHKSLYGDAIEAFIGAVYLDKGFYFCQKFIVNRILLTHLDLQTIIETDKNYKSKLIEWAQKESRNVQFSISKDKAENNSRQFVAQVLLDENPISTGNGYTKKNAQQDAARRACEALEIE; encoded by the coding sequence ATGAGTTGGATTGGTAAAATAGCTACAAAAGTTAGCAAATTTTCTCTTAATAAATCAGATAAAAGGCTCTATAATGCAATAAAACGCATTATCGGAACATCGCCTACCAATCTTGCTATATACAAACTTGCTATGCAGCATACTTCTGTTGCAAAGGAAAATAAAGATGGTTTTAAGGAAAGCAACGAGCGTTTGGAATATTTGGGAGATGCTGTTTTAGGTAGCATTGTAGCACATTTTTTATTCAAACGCTATCCTTACAAAAATGAAGGATTTCTAACTGATATTCGTTCTAGAATTGTTAGTAGGGCTTCTTTGGGTGACCTTTCCAAAAAAATAGGTTTAGATGAGCTTATCGAAGTAGATACCAAACGAAAAAATGCCTACTCCCATAAATCACTCTATGGTGATGCTATTGAGGCTTTTATTGGAGCTGTCTATTTAGATAAAGGGTTTTATTTTTGTCAAAAATTCATCGTAAATAGAATTCTACTAACCCATTTGGATTTACAAACTATCATAGAAACCGATAAAAATTATAAATCAAAACTTATAGAATGGGCGCAAAAAGAAAGTCGAAATGTTCAGTTTTCTATCTCAAAAGATAAAGCTGAAAATAATAGTCGTCAGTTTGTAGCACAGGTTTTATTAGATGAAAATCCTATCTCAACAGGAAATGGTTATACCAAAAAGAACGCTCAACAAGATGCTGCAAGAAGAGCCTGTGAAGCATTGGAGATTGAATAA
- the fabF gene encoding beta-ketoacyl-ACP synthase II, giving the protein MQLKRVVITGLGAITPLGNDVKTFWDALEAGKSGCDMITHFDTTNFKTKFACEIKDFDITQYMNKKESRRLDLFAQYGMGAASQAMDDSGLEVGKNVDADRAGVIWGSGIGGIHTFQQEVTDFNKGTGIPRFNPFFIPKMIVDIVSGHISIKYGLRGPNFVTVSACASSTNALIDSFNYIRLGQADVIVSGGSEAAVIESGIGGFNAMKALSERNDSPQTASRPFDKNRDGFVMGEGGVSLILEELEHAKARGAKIYGEIIGGGMSADAHHMTAPHPEGLGAANVMKNALKDAEISPEDVDYINVHGTSTPLGDPQELKAIDTIFGEHAYKMNISSTKSMTGHLLGAAGAIEALACVMALERQIVPPTINFETPDETIDQKLNLTLNKAQKRNIDVVLSNTFGFGGHNASIVMRRYKE; this is encoded by the coding sequence ATGCAACTTAAACGAGTCGTAATTACAGGACTAGGAGCTATTACACCATTAGGAAACGATGTCAAAACATTTTGGGACGCACTAGAAGCAGGAAAAAGTGGCTGCGACATGATTACTCATTTCGACACTACTAATTTCAAAACAAAATTTGCTTGTGAAATCAAAGACTTTGATATTACCCAATATATGAACAAAAAAGAATCAAGAAGACTTGATTTGTTTGCTCAATATGGAATGGGAGCAGCTTCTCAAGCAATGGATGATTCAGGGCTAGAAGTAGGCAAAAATGTAGATGCAGACCGTGCAGGTGTAATTTGGGGGTCTGGAATTGGTGGGATTCATACTTTCCAACAAGAAGTAACTGATTTTAATAAGGGAACTGGTATTCCTCGTTTTAATCCTTTCTTTATTCCTAAAATGATTGTTGATATTGTTTCAGGTCATATTTCTATCAAATATGGCTTACGAGGACCTAATTTTGTGACTGTTTCAGCTTGTGCCTCTTCTACAAATGCACTTATTGATTCATTCAATTATATTCGTTTAGGACAAGCAGATGTTATTGTTTCAGGAGGAAGTGAAGCTGCAGTTATAGAATCTGGTATCGGTGGTTTTAATGCAATGAAAGCACTTTCAGAAAGAAACGATTCTCCTCAAACAGCTTCAAGACCGTTTGATAAAAATCGTGATGGTTTTGTGATGGGAGAAGGTGGAGTATCGCTAATTTTGGAAGAATTAGAACATGCAAAAGCTAGAGGTGCAAAAATTTATGGTGAAATAATTGGTGGTGGAATGTCAGCAGATGCACACCACATGACAGCACCACACCCAGAAGGATTAGGAGCTGCCAATGTAATGAAAAATGCACTTAAAGATGCAGAAATCAGTCCTGAAGATGTAGATTATATAAATGTTCATGGAACATCTACACCTCTAGGAGACCCACAAGAATTAAAAGCAATAGATACTATTTTTGGAGAACATGCATACAAAATGAATATCAGTTCTACCAAATCAATGACAGGACATTTATTAGGTGCAGCAGGTGCGATAGAGGCTTTAGCTTGTGTAATGGCATTAGAAAGACAGATTGTGCCTCCTACAATTAATTTTGAAACACCTGATGAAACTATTGACCAAAAATTAAATCTTACTCTAAATAAAGCTCAAAAAAGAAATATTGATGTAGTTTTGAGTAATACATTTGGATTTGGTGGACACAATGCTTCGATTGTAATGCGCCGTTATAAAGAATAG
- a CDS encoding acyl carrier protein — MSDIAARVQNIIVEKLAVEPSEVTPEASFTNDLGADSLDTVELIMEFEKEFNVSIPDDQAEHIATVGQAIKYLEENSAKA; from the coding sequence ATGTCAGATATTGCAGCACGTGTACAAAACATCATTGTTGAGAAATTAGCAGTTGAGCCTTCAGAAGTTACTCCTGAAGCAAGTTTTACAAATGATTTAGGAGCAGATTCTCTTGATACAGTAGAGCTTATCATGGAATTTGAGAAAGAATTTAATGTTTCTATCCCAGATGACCAAGCAGAGCATATTGCTACCGTAGGACAAGCAATTAAGTATTTAGAAGAAAATTCAGCTAAAGCATAA
- a CDS encoding ATP-grasp domain-containing protein encodes MIDVYVLNPTIVAARPQLGAFTAMKGFEFMGAKNILVDNIAGMKNLKNSNETDLDNKENIAIGGIGFVKSRLDYLGYSHKLEADLDYPLELRKYLGREIWTSTIDEVSRTLPSIFIKPKGESKQKFFTGLVINSSKDLIGKGIQGQNYEIWCSELINPIAEFRVFVRYGKIVDIRRYRGDYDINPDYKIIEKCINDFTSSPLAYGIDFCVTDKGKTLLLEVNDGFALGDYGLNFLDYAKLNYTRWSELVECKDYFKF; translated from the coding sequence ATGATTGACGTATATGTTCTAAATCCGACTATTGTTGCTGCTCGTCCTCAGCTTGGAGCTTTTACGGCTATGAAAGGCTTTGAATTTATGGGAGCAAAAAATATTCTTGTAGATAATATTGCAGGAATGAAAAATTTGAAAAATAGCAATGAAACAGACCTAGATAATAAAGAAAATATTGCCATTGGTGGAATTGGATTTGTAAAATCTAGATTAGATTACCTAGGTTATAGCCACAAATTAGAAGCTGATTTGGATTATCCTCTTGAGCTACGAAAGTATTTAGGTAGAGAAATTTGGACTTCTACAATTGATGAAGTTAGCCGAACACTTCCAAGTATTTTTATAAAACCAAAAGGAGAGAGTAAACAAAAATTCTTTACAGGTTTGGTCATCAATTCTTCAAAAGATTTAATAGGAAAAGGAATTCAAGGACAAAATTATGAAATATGGTGTTCAGAGCTTATTAATCCGATTGCTGAGTTTAGAGTTTTTGTTAGATATGGAAAAATTGTGGATATTAGAAGATACCGAGGAGATTATGACATTAATCCAGATTATAAAATTATAGAAAAATGTATCAATGATTTTACTTCTAGTCCGTTGGCTTATGGCATTGATTTTTGTGTAACCGACAAAGGAAAAACATTGCTTTTGGAAGTAAATGATGGTTTTGCCTTGGGAGATTATGGACTTAATTTTTTGGATTATGCTAAACTAAATTATACTCGCTGGAGCGAATTAGTAGAATGTAAAGATTATTTTAAATTTTAG
- a CDS encoding peptidylprolyl isomerase, whose product MSSKCSPDKDQVVTLSTKFGDIKLILFNDTPIHKENFLKLVESGAYDGTIFHRVIKGFMIQGGDLSTKKTETPNISDSTITAEITNNHPHRRGAVAAARMGDQVNPERRSSNSQFYIVEKDTGANHLDGQYTVFGQVIDGFDVIDKVAEQKTAYGDRPVEEIAGTFTVEQISKEKITEEYGYKYPEVKEEK is encoded by the coding sequence ATGAGCAGCAAATGTAGCCCAGACAAAGACCAAGTAGTAACTCTTTCTACAAAATTTGGTGATATAAAACTTATTCTTTTTAATGATACACCCATTCACAAAGAAAACTTTTTGAAATTGGTAGAAAGTGGTGCATATGATGGAACAATTTTCCACAGAGTAATAAAAGGGTTTATGATTCAAGGAGGAGATTTATCTACAAAGAAAACAGAAACTCCAAATATATCAGATAGCACAATTACTGCCGAAATCACAAATAATCACCCACACCGTAGAGGTGCAGTTGCAGCAGCAAGAATGGGCGACCAAGTAAACCCAGAAAGACGTTCTAGTAACTCACAATTTTATATTGTAGAAAAAGATACAGGCGCAAATCATCTTGATGGACAATATACTGTCTTTGGGCAAGTGATTGATGGTTTTGATGTAATTGATAAAGTTGCAGAACAAAAAACAGCTTATGGCGACCGTCCAGTTGAAGAAATTGCAGGTACTTTTACAGTAGAACAAATTTCTAAAGAAAAAATTACAGAAGAATATGGTTATAAATATCCTGAAGTAAAAGAAGAAAAATAG